The bacterium genome includes the window CGTGGCCGGTGCTCTTCTTACCCTCTTTGGCCGCGGTCGCCAGGTCGTAGCACAGGCCGCTCGCGACGCCCCGGTCGACGAGCGTCACCCGCTGCCGCGGCACCCCCTCGAAGTCGAAGGGAAGGGGGACCGTCTCGGCGGAAAGGCCGTCGTCGACGATGCTTACGTTGTCGCCCATTATCTTCTCGCCCATCCGCTTGGAGAGCAAGCTCCGGCCTTCCTGGTAGGCGCGGGTGTCGAAGACGACGAAAGAGAGCCAGCTGAAAAGCTCGTCGATGGCGTAGGGCTCGACGATCAGGTCGTATTGGCCCGGCCCCACCGCGCGGGGTTTCTTCGAGAGCTCGGCCCGCCGGACGGCGTCCTCCACCAGCGCCCCGACGTCCAACGTCGTCACGTCCCACCCGCCGCCTTCGCAGTAACCGCTCGCGTCGTCGGTCATGATAACGCTAACTAATTCCACCTCGGTGTAGGGATGGTAGTCCATCACGCCCTTGGAGTTGGCCACCGCGAACGCGCCCTTCTCGGTGCGGAAGGACCCCGCGGCCTTCATCTTCGCGGCCTTGGCCGCGGCGATAACCACGCCGGCGGCGTCGGCGCGCTCGTCGGCGGCGTAACCGGCCGTCGCTTCGCTGTAGCCCTTCACGGCCGGGAAGTCGGCCGGTTCGGCCAGGCCGGCGTAGTCTTCCTTCTCTCCCTGGACGCGGGCGATGGCGAGCGCCATCTCGGCCACGCGGGCGGCATCCGCCGCTTCGTTGACGTTGCCGCGGGCGACGCCCACTTTCTTCCCGACGGCGGCCTGGACCGTCAGGCGGAGGTGGTTCTCACTCATGTTCTGGTGGATCTCGTTCTCGCCGAAGCGCGTCAACGCGCGTTCGTACGATTCGACCAACAACAGCGTCTCGTCGGCCTGCGACGCCTCGAGCCCCTTCTGGGCGATACCTTCTACGGTTTTACGTTCCACGGTCAACTGCATCTCCTCGGTTCCGATTGATTAGCTGTCGGTCACTCGCCCCCGGCGCGGGCCGCTTCGGCGGCGCGGCGCCGCTCCCGGAAGGACGTTACGCCGCGCTTCCCGTGGGCGATAATTTCGCCGCCCACCTGGGCGCCCTCCTCGACGTACACTTCCCGGGCGACGACGTTGCCCTTTATGACGGCCTTCCGCCTTACTTCGGCCACTTTGCGGGCGTTGACGTCGCCCTCGACGCGGCCGGAAACGATCACGTTTACCGCGGAGACGCCGCCGTTCACGCCCGCCGGCGTCGTAATCATAACGGTCCCGTTCACTTCGACGTCGCCGCGGAGAGTGCCGGCGATGAGCAAATTCGTTCGGCCGCGGTACGCGCCGCGGACCTCGGCGCCGTCCGCGATGTACGAACCGTATTCCACGTCGCCTATGCGCCGCTTCTGAGATTTACTTGCCATAACCAACTCGCCGCGGTACTTGTGGAGTGGTTTAATCCGTAAAAAGAAATCGCCGTGAAATCTAA containing:
- a CDS encoding TldD/PmbA family protein — translated: MERKTVEGIAQKGLEASQADETLLLVESYERALTRFGENEIHQNMSENHLRLTVQAAVGKKVGVARGNVNEAADAARVAEMALAIARVQGEKEDYAGLAEPADFPAVKGYSEATAGYAADERADAAGVVIAAAKAAKMKAAGSFRTEKGAFAVANSKGVMDYHPYTEVELVSVIMTDDASGYCEGGGWDVTTLDVGALVEDAVRRAELSKKPRAVGPGQYDLIVEPYAIDELFSWLSFVVFDTRAYQEGRSLLSKRMGEKIMGDNVSIVDDGLSAETVPLPFDFEGVPRQRVTLVDRGVASGLCYDLATAAKEGKKSTGHALPPGASYGPFPLNITLATGDSSLEEMIASMERGLYVTRFHYVNGFVEPMQAVFTGMTRDGTFWVEDGEIKYGVRNLRWTESMLRAFSNVKMLGRERRLVGVSGGIKTVAPAVYFKDFTFTGTTEH
- a CDS encoding polymer-forming cytoskeletal protein, translating into MASKSQKRRIGDVEYGSYIADGAEVRGAYRGRTNLLIAGTLRGDVEVNGTVMITTPAGVNGGVSAVNVIVSGRVEGDVNARKVAEVRRKAVIKGNVVAREVYVEEGAQVGGEIIAHGKRGVTSFRERRRAAEAARAGGE